TGTGTGAAACTGTCAACCAAAGTGACATGCTTGTGCCTAGACTCTTTgactataagaaaaaaaatatttttacggTTATTAAAgaagttaattaaatattatttaattacgtCAATCTCATTTAGGacatatatattttcataaattatccTTCATCAAaacttgatattaaaaatataaaataatcattgaaaacataactttaataaaagataaaattagttgaaatttacttatagttgagataaaaaaaaaaacatgtattttttttgtttatattcaaaACTGGAAAGAATTTATATCTAAACATGTTGTATATCTTTGAATGACTACTAATTTCTGCAGAAAAGAAATTACCTTTGTTTTTTCCCCTTAACAGCCATTCATTTCAAAACCAAACAGTAATCCATTTTccattgttattattatcatcattattactattatgctcaaatatatttttgattctGTAATATATCATCCTTTTATTTtgatccttattttttttttcaaatgatccttataaattttcttttttctactttaattcttgtaaattattttttttgtttttgtccttgtaatATGTGAATAATctatcattttgtctttttcaaAAAGACTAactcaaaatgaataaaatattttaaggactaaataatttacaaagacttaaataaaataacaaggcctagaatataattttttttacaagaactattttaaataaataacttcataagaaacaaaacataaaagaagtatatttaagccttattataataattatatatttcctTAATGGTTCAAAACTACCCGTTAATGCTCACTAGTAATTCTGTGGatctttaaaattgaaaattcacacatggtaaaaaaattgattgtctCTTCTCTCAGAAATCAATGGtcaaataataaaagagaagCGAAGAGTCGCACCTACtccttcaaatttaaaaaatccgACCGTTGCTCATATTCTCCTATAAAATGCTCCTCTTTTCTTCACAATATACACACTGACTCACTGTTCTGATTCATATCCGAAATACAATTCCGTTattccctctctctcttttgtttCATCGATGGGCGACACTGTTGTTGCTGAAGTACCCGCAAAGAGGGGAAGGGGCAGAAGGGCCCTGAAGGAGAAAACCCCATCAACGAACGATGCCAACATCATCATAGCCACACCAATTTCGCCATCATCCGATAAGGCACAAGTTCCctcaaagaaaaaacaagattCCAAGAAGCAGCAATCTTTCGAGAAAGAATTGCTTGAGATGCAGGAAATGTTGCAGCAGATGCGCCTCGAGAAGGAGAAGACCGAAGAGCTCTTGAAGCTCAAGGACGAGGCTCTCAAGCAGAAAGACGAAGAGCTCAAAAACCGCGGCCGCGAGCAAGAGAAGCTTCAGACCGAGCTCAAAAAATTGCAGAAGTTGAAGGAGTTTAAACCTACCATGGTGAGTTCATCGCCATCTTTGATATTGTGGAAAATTTAGGGCATTTGGGACCCATGGTTTCAGAGACCCCAAAAACCCTTGACCTAAATTGTGATTGTGGAAAATTTAGGGCATTTGGGCATCCTCctcatctttcttctcttttttgtgtAGAATTTGCCTGTGTTGAAAGATAATGAAGAAAAGaaggataagaagaagaaggggtGCTCTGAGAAGAAAAGGCCTTCTCCACCTTACATTTTGTGGATGAAAGACCAATGGAATGAGGTAAAATCATTTgggataattaaatttttcttattttctctcttttatttgttGGTTTTAGTTAAATTCAATGGTTTTTATGTATTGATGGCTTGGTGCAGATCAAGAAAGCGAACTCAGAGGCAGAATTTAAGGAAATTTCTACCATGCTGGGTTCTAAATGGAAGACTGTTACTGCAGAAGAGAAGAAGCCTTATGAGGAGATATACCATGCCGAGAAAGAAGCTTATTTGCAAATGATTGCAAAGGAAAAACGTGAGACTGAGGCAATGAGGTTGTTGGAAGACGAGCAGAAGCAGAAGACTGCCATGGAGTTGCTCGAACAGTACATGCAATTCAAACAAGAGGCAGAAAAAGAGGGCAAGAAGAACAagtaagttatatatatatacctcccTTTGGACCATTCTTCTATGTTGTGTGGTTATTGATGTTAGTTTTACATGTACATGTACATGTTCACAGGAAAGAGAAGGATCCATTGAAACCGAAGCACCCCATGTCAGCTTATTTCTTGTTCACTAATGATAGACGAGCAGCTCTTGTTGCTGAGAACAAGAATTTCTTGGAGGTAATTACTCGTCACCCTTGTTAGTGATCTTTGTGTTCATTAATCATGATTGAATAACAGATATAAAGGGTTGGTTCTCTTTAATTCAGGTTCCAAAGATCACAGCCGAAGAGTGGAAAAACATGACAGAAGAACAAAAGAGACCCTATGAAGAGGTATGCTCAGCTTCTTTGGTCTATCAATTCTCATAGTCATTTAGAGGCATGCTTTCTTActaataacttattttataacttattaTGTAACTCTCAGATggcaaagaaaaataaggagaaatatgCCCTAGAAATGGAGGTTTATAAACAGAAGAAAGATGAGGAGGCTGCCCATTTCATGAAGGAAGAGGAGGAGCATATGAAACTTCAAAAACAAGAAGCATTGCAACTgctgaagaagaaggagaaaaccGAAAATATAATcaaggttttttcttctttatcagTTTAGTCCTTGCCCTTTTGTTTCACATCCAGTACTTCAGTTCATGCTAATCCACCCAAGCAATGTTGCAGAAAACAaaacagaagaagaaacaaaacaagGATGACAAGAATTCTGATCCAAACAGGCCTAAGAAGCCTGCATCCTCTTTCATCTTATTCAGGTGATTTCAATTTACAAGTAACATGAAATTGGAAGTATAGTAACAACTAACAAGAAATTTTTCTGTCATATCTAACAAGTCAAAGCTTTATTTCGTGCAGCAAAGAAGCAAAGAAAACTTTACATGAGGAGCGACCAGGAATCAACACCTCAACCCTTAATGCACTTGTTTCATTGAAGTGGAAGGTAAGTGTTGCTCTGCATCTTTAACTTATGTTTTGCTTAATACAACCATATTTCAACTTTCTTACATTGCATATCTATGTGGTGCAATTTGGGCTATTAGGAACTGAGCGTGGAGGATAGACAATTCTGGAATGGCCAAGCATCAAAAGCAATGGATGCATACAAGAAGGAATTGGAGGAATACAACAAATCCATTGCCGCAACTGCAAGCCAGGAGCTGAAAACCGAATAATAATGgagaaataagaaattaaaaatcctCTTGTGCATGTTCAAAATTGTATTGAATATgcttatctttaaaatttagttGTCATTGAAGTTAGTTTTTTAGCTGTAAATTTTCTTTTACGAAGACTTTTTCTAGCAATTTTTCTTCATGTAGTTGCTTTCATGCagattttattaatattgaatTTGGCCATTTTAATCTTATATCCTTCGTGTTTCTTGCCTGATTTTTCATTTCCATTTGTTAAACAAAAGGGACACCCGTTTGGGAAATGGCACTGGAAATGATATTTtcgtaataatgttttttaaaaaataaaaatatatttgaaatagacattttttaaaaaaacaaaaagaaaggaacaTTATACTCGCatatattagaaaataagaagtataatttgctaattaaaaaaatgaattttttttaatttaacatgctaataaaaaataaaatatacaagacAATGAAAAGAATTGTGAGAATAATAACgatgaaaaatcaaaattaatatgctaatcaaaatcaaaattaattaaaaatacataatttataaataataactaaataacAATGGCCGCTACAAATTTTGTTCCCTAAAACATCAAAGGAGGGAATGATATGACTTGTTTTCGTTACAGGACGGAGTAGCAACAGCTGTTTCAAACCTCTTATTTTTTACAAGATTACTAACTTCCAGCAGCctctttaaaactaattaacattaaataaacCCGTGTGGAATATTTTTTGTCAACCAAACTCGTTTCcagaaaagaaatttatgagtATTGATGGCTTTTTCTCGCGACCTTGCTGGTGACATGTGTTAGATCTATTGGGCTGGGCCTACGCAGAGGCCTAAATCCGGAACAACTTTGATCTCACCTTGATTTATCAGTATTGTTGTAGTTGAAATGAGGAAATAAGAAAAAGCAGCAAAAATTCTTCCAATTTGGAAAGACAGAAATATGGGATGCTTGATGCACGATGTTATTGTCGggtctattttattttgaatctgAAAAAACGACACGCGTTGAACGTGCAAGTGTGAACACAACACGCAAATCCTGATAGTGTAGAACAATCTGTGGTAGTACCTAGTTAGTTTCATACGGCTCAATCATAGAAATATTCCCCCCCCTCCGCACGCTTAGgtctttcctttcaactttgtTTTCGGAGTCCAAGCCAAAAGTAGTTAAACTTAATtgcaaaataagttaaattaccATCAAACATGTTGATCAACGactattttaactttaattatttgaagCATACCTataatttagacaaaaaaagaagtcagattaaaattctttcaaaataaaaaaaaagggatcAAACAGATAAATAAGTGAAACACACCTAACATATCTTATATAAAGAAAGATGTGGTCTCATGGATTCTCCTCCTCTATATCCTACTTAGTCAACAGCTGAGGAGCAGGGCATATCCATGGCAGAACCACCAAAGGGGGATGAGGAGGACGGCGGAGCTGCTTTCGTTCTCCAATCCAAAGGTTAAgaaattaagatatatatatgcatggcttaagaaattaacataataacatGATATGATACAGGTGAATGGTGGCATGCGGGGTTTCACTTAACGACCGCAATTGTTGGACCCACGATACTAACCCTGCCATACGCGTTCAGGGGATTGGGGTGGGGACTTGGATTTATGTGCTTGACGGTGATGGGGATCGTCACCTTCTACTCTTACTTCCTCATGTCCAAAGTGCTCGATCACTGCGAAAAATCCGGTCGCCGGCATATTCGTTTCCGGGAACTAGCCGCTGACGTCTTAGGTGCGTCATTACTATGCATAATGCTACCATGGTTACGTTACTTGGTTTGTGTCACCGCACAAACAAGAAAACTTTAACTTTCTTGTTTCTCCTTTTCCTCGCTTTCAGACTGCGTGTTAGGTTCATCATTAACTGTCTTCTTGACTTGTTTaatcaattcttttttattacttttcctTAAAGACTCTTAGATTTAAATAATTAGAGGCTTGTGACAAATTCGGattgcaaaatcattttaaaggtGCAAAGGTAGGAATTgtgaaatatgatattttaattgatcattttatgtataaaaggtGAATTACACCTCTTATGTGCAAATATTTTTCGtttagaaaattttcttttataagatttatcttctttctttatttcttaattttaaatttctttagatctttcttgatttcttcatctctttttctaatttaaattaatttcctaCTCTCTTTTCCAATCTCACAggcttttctcttatttcttaatgATAACTTATgaattcttatcttttttattatatataatttatctctTTCAACTTGTATactgatttaaattttttaattaaactaaattttatttagatcattttatatatatttacttcATATGATATGGatgatttttactttttatgataaacaattacaactataaaatttatatattggaTTTGATCATGTAATGTAGGAGAGCAAAAACACCagtgttaaataaatttatttatgaaaattttaaatttgaaaacagaaaatttatagttttaagtttaagagaaataattgaaaaaataattaaaaaaaacttataaatataataagaataattaagaaaataaaattaaataaaaaaatcatttagagACCGAAGTCAATATAAACTATACCAGAAGTTCAATCAAACTAAATTGGAATCCAACTTGCTTACATCTATTTACAATATTATCCAgggcattttcttttttcttttttatttggcgCAGAAATTTTGGGCTTTATCTGACTAATTTACTTTGATTACTTACGCTCACAAATTATATGTGGCCCAAATTTGTGCACCGATGATCATAGTTTGGTAAGATATGTTATCTTTTGGATCACATCGAAATTTctttattcaccaaaaaaaaaatttgaaatttctttataaaattatagtaGAAAATTTAAGAGGataatggtcataaattttttatatgaaactctacactattttttttaattctattactcaaaaacaaaacaatactGTGTGTATATCATTTTTTGTGCTGATACAtcacatttataattaattcaacttaaGACGTGTCACATGGTTTGTAAGATTTGCTGTCGTTTAACAGGGTCCGGTTGGATGTTCTATTTTGTAATCTTTATTCAAACGGCAATCAACACTGGCGTTGGCGTAGGGGCAATCTTGCTTGCGGGGGAATGCCTTCAGGTTAGCTTCCCGTTTCAATATTTGTTATTATCGATTGATTTGCTACTTAATTATTATACATTAAACTCATTTGAGGTTAATTTTCTGTCATTTTCCAATCAAGATacacatataaaagaaaatataaacacTTCGGAGGATTATAGTGACATATATCAATGAAAGCAACGGGTTATAATTTATACTCTTTCCTATCTCCATtataacaagaagaaaaaagacatatttcatactcatgaaaaaaaattagttaactttattaaattgaatcatttataattaaaaaatatatatattttttaaattatttttcattaaaattttatattcagtattaaaaaagaaagtcttttaatcttattaaacgaaaaatattttaaaga
This genomic interval from Glycine max cultivar Williams 82 chromosome 5, Glycine_max_v4.0, whole genome shotgun sequence contains the following:
- the LOC100814709 gene encoding high mobility group B protein 6; translated protein: MGDTVVAEVPAKRGRGRRALKEKTPSTNDANIIIATPISPSSDKAQVPSKKKQDSKKQQSFEKELLEMQEMLQQMRLEKEKTEELLKLKDEALKQKDEELKNRGREQEKLQTELKKLQKLKEFKPTMNLPVLKDNEEKKDKKKKGCSEKKRPSPPYILWMKDQWNEIKKANSEAEFKEISTMLGSKWKTVTAEEKKPYEEIYHAEKEAYLQMIAKEKRETEAMRLLEDEQKQKTAMELLEQYMQFKQEAEKEGKKNKKEKDPLKPKHPMSAYFLFTNDRRAALVAENKNFLEVPKITAEEWKNMTEEQKRPYEEMAKKNKEKYALEMEVYKQKKDEEAAHFMKEEEEHMKLQKQEALQLLKKKEKTENIIKKTKQKKKQNKDDKNSDPNRPKKPASSFILFSKEAKKTLHEERPGINTSTLNALVSLKWKELSVEDRQFWNGQASKAMDAYKKELEEYNKSIAATASQELKTE